A genomic stretch from Sphingobacterium sp. ML3W includes:
- a CDS encoding response regulator: MANQNFPENEWRRIEKLKSYELMGLGKDPELDVFAQAACLITDCPAALIAMMEEQTQRIQSCVGMELDTVERKNTVCQYTISSKELLVIEDTFEDPRSSSNPLIREGNIRFYAGVPLMDDDGDVLGTICVIDFQPKSLSEKQRHLLEELGRGVTKILLGKKRKRQAGYFSEIFQLTNNVICVLDESCQIKDVNPAFTSVLEVSRLDSIGKSLFKLLRDDTKTLASDLKQLVGADYGIQSTSSTPIADGSEVIIEWHFKYDAINHEILAFGRNVTKERQEKLKLENSERRFRSFFENAIGLMSMHDMDGNILAVNEKGRSVLKYEQREVKSLNLKRLVPPHHVGLVEDYLKRIAQNKEDSAMMVLQTKDGENISWLYHNMVELDEEGKPYVVSTALNMTDRMRLENDLLHTKQILEQTNAVAQVGGWEVNLAENKVYWSDSTKLIHGVDPHFTPDFEHAIGFYEPESQIALRHIFEESIRSRKPYDTELRLLKQNGETIWVRVKGIPEFENDVCKRVFGIIQDIDKSKSLYLELERKESMLRAFVNYVPASVAMFDLDFNYVSLSNQWIEDFHKDESQLLNKNLFELFPDIPDQRKKIYQDALQGIPYKNIDEVIQVGGIAEPQHFNWEVRPWHLTDGSIGGIIIFTQNITESVQINEELKHAKKMADLASKAKSEFLANMSHEIRTPLNGVIGFSDLLLKTPLNDTQMQYLGYINESGNSLLNIINDILDFSKIESGKLELFVDKYNVYDIANQVINVVLYQAQRKEVELLLNIEQGLPAFIWVDEARIKQVLINLLGNAVKFTEKGEIEFKISQLHHHSDKLSLRFEVRDTGIGIPLEKQQRIFDAFTQEDSSVSKRYGGTGLGLTISNNLLKYMGSKLNLTSQLGEGSTFYFDIEVSCEPMEQEDGDLPLNRVLVVDDNANNRVILQHMLAYKQVESVLAENGMEALQLLMKGERFDVILMDYHMPILSGLETIEKIKELFRQQGEGIPLIVLHTSSEEHEVISAFRQEERSFCLLKPIKSDELYQTLRRAIQQNKEEAGQAKSNLSLPTDVYGKGIQVLLADDNAVNMALNVRMMASIMPDAILTEVSNGAEAIQACEKVNFDLILLDVQMPEVDGIEATKQIRQMKHYQNTPIIGITAGNVSGEKERCLGAGMSDFLAKPIRQQDLFNALHQAMLSMDSSEQSETEATDLVTHLDVQRLHEQAGDDPAFLSFFLDLVIKEISASRAQIADAKKENDLKLIKELLHKLKGTSSTAGLIKLAQLTKELEASISVDTDLSKAFTTIEAEMEIGLDLITKILNK, from the coding sequence ATGGCAAACCAAAATTTCCCTGAAAATGAATGGCGAAGGATTGAGAAATTAAAATCCTATGAGTTAATGGGGTTAGGGAAAGACCCTGAACTGGATGTATTTGCGCAGGCAGCTTGTCTGATTACCGATTGTCCCGCTGCTTTGATTGCTATGATGGAAGAGCAAACACAACGTATACAAAGTTGTGTAGGCATGGAACTGGATACCGTCGAAAGAAAAAATACGGTTTGCCAATATACGATCTCGAGTAAGGAGCTGCTTGTCATTGAGGATACCTTTGAAGATCCGCGTTCATCCTCTAATCCATTGATTCGGGAGGGTAATATTCGTTTTTATGCGGGAGTACCATTGATGGATGACGATGGAGATGTATTGGGAACCATTTGTGTGATAGATTTTCAACCCAAGTCACTTTCTGAAAAGCAGCGACATTTATTGGAAGAGCTGGGAAGGGGCGTGACCAAAATTCTCCTTGGAAAGAAAAGAAAGCGACAGGCCGGATATTTCTCTGAAATCTTCCAATTGACAAATAACGTCATTTGTGTATTGGATGAGAGTTGTCAAATCAAAGATGTCAACCCTGCTTTTACCAGCGTATTGGAGGTCTCAAGGTTAGATAGTATTGGAAAATCCCTTTTTAAATTATTGCGGGATGACACAAAGACCTTAGCTTCTGATTTAAAACAGCTAGTGGGTGCGGACTATGGGATTCAATCCACATCATCGACACCTATCGCAGATGGAAGTGAGGTGATTATAGAATGGCATTTTAAATATGATGCGATCAATCATGAAATTCTAGCCTTTGGTCGAAATGTCACAAAAGAAAGGCAGGAAAAATTAAAGCTAGAAAATTCAGAGCGTCGTTTCCGTAGCTTTTTTGAAAATGCAATTGGCTTGATGAGCATGCATGATATGGATGGTAATATTCTCGCTGTCAATGAAAAAGGTAGGTCCGTGTTGAAGTATGAACAACGGGAGGTCAAATCACTCAACCTAAAGAGATTGGTCCCACCACATCATGTGGGATTGGTGGAGGACTACCTAAAACGTATCGCTCAAAATAAAGAGGATTCCGCCATGATGGTGCTGCAAACAAAAGATGGTGAAAATATTTCCTGGCTTTATCATAATATGGTCGAATTGGATGAAGAGGGCAAACCCTATGTGGTCAGTACAGCATTGAATATGACCGATCGCATGCGTCTGGAGAACGATCTACTGCATACCAAACAGATCCTCGAACAGACCAATGCTGTTGCTCAAGTCGGCGGGTGGGAAGTAAACCTCGCGGAAAATAAGGTATATTGGTCCGATTCAACGAAATTAATCCATGGTGTTGATCCACATTTTACACCGGATTTTGAACATGCCATTGGTTTTTATGAGCCCGAAAGCCAAATAGCGCTGCGACATATATTCGAAGAATCGATCCGTAGCAGAAAACCTTATGATACCGAACTGCGCCTGTTAAAACAGAATGGAGAAACAATCTGGGTCAGGGTAAAAGGAATTCCGGAATTTGAGAATGATGTCTGTAAACGGGTATTTGGCATTATCCAGGATATTGATAAGAGTAAATCGCTGTATCTGGAATTGGAACGTAAAGAATCTATGTTGCGTGCCTTTGTAAATTATGTGCCTGCTTCGGTGGCAATGTTTGATCTAGATTTCAATTATGTATCGTTGAGTAACCAATGGATTGAAGACTTTCATAAAGATGAAAGTCAACTGCTCAATAAGAACCTGTTTGAACTTTTTCCGGATATTCCGGACCAGCGGAAAAAAATCTATCAGGATGCATTGCAAGGAATCCCTTATAAGAATATAGACGAAGTCATCCAGGTTGGCGGAATAGCCGAACCACAGCACTTCAACTGGGAAGTACGGCCTTGGCATCTAACAGATGGCAGCATTGGCGGGATTATTATTTTCACGCAAAATATCACAGAATCTGTCCAAATAAATGAGGAATTAAAACATGCAAAAAAAATGGCGGATTTGGCAAGTAAAGCCAAGTCGGAGTTCTTAGCCAATATGAGTCACGAAATCCGGACACCATTAAATGGTGTGATCGGGTTCTCAGATTTATTATTGAAAACTCCGCTGAATGATACGCAAATGCAATATTTGGGCTATATCAATGAATCTGGTAACAGTCTATTAAATATCATCAACGACATTCTGGATTTTTCGAAGATAGAGTCTGGAAAACTGGAGCTGTTTGTCGATAAATATAATGTATATGATATTGCGAATCAGGTGATCAATGTCGTATTATACCAAGCTCAGCGAAAAGAAGTTGAATTGCTTTTGAATATCGAGCAAGGATTGCCGGCTTTTATATGGGTTGACGAAGCGCGTATTAAACAAGTTCTTATTAATTTATTGGGCAACGCCGTTAAGTTTACCGAAAAAGGGGAGATCGAGTTTAAAATAAGCCAGCTTCATCATCATAGCGATAAGTTAAGCCTACGTTTTGAAGTTCGCGATACCGGAATTGGAATTCCTTTGGAAAAACAGCAACGTATTTTCGATGCTTTTACGCAGGAGGACAGTTCTGTCAGCAAGCGATATGGCGGCACTGGGCTTGGACTGACCATCTCCAATAATTTATTAAAGTATATGGGAAGCAAACTGAATTTGACCAGCCAACTGGGAGAAGGATCTACGTTCTACTTTGATATTGAAGTCTCCTGCGAGCCGATGGAGCAGGAAGATGGTGATCTACCCTTAAATCGAGTGCTTGTGGTGGATGATAATGCCAACAATCGTGTCATCCTGCAACACATGCTGGCTTATAAACAGGTTGAGTCTGTGTTGGCGGAAAATGGTATGGAGGCATTGCAGTTACTGATGAAAGGGGAGCGCTTCGATGTGATCTTGATGGATTATCATATGCCTATTTTATCCGGGCTTGAAACCATTGAAAAGATTAAAGAACTGTTTCGGCAACAGGGAGAGGGGATCCCGTTGATTGTCTTACATACATCCTCTGAAGAGCACGAAGTAATTTCCGCGTTTAGACAGGAAGAACGCTCTTTCTGTCTACTAAAGCCGATTAAATCGGATGAGCTGTATCAAACCTTGCGCAGAGCAATCCAACAAAATAAAGAAGAGGCAGGACAAGCTAAGTCAAATCTATCCCTGCCTACAGATGTCTATGGTAAAGGAATTCAGGTTTTGTTGGCCGATGACAATGCGGTCAACATGGCATTGAATGTAAGAATGATGGCCAGTATTATGCCGGACGCAATTTTAACAGAAGTGTCAAATGGTGCCGAGGCAATTCAGGCATGTGAGAAAGTAAATTTTGATCTTATTCTGCTGGATGTGCAGATGCCAGAGGTTGACGGTATCGAAGCGACGAAACAGATCCGTCAGATGAAACACTATCAAAATACGCCAATTATCGGTATCACTGCTGGTAATGTTTCGGGTGAAAAAGAACGCTGTTTAGGTGCTGGAATGTCTGACTTTTTAGCTAAACCTATCCGCCAACAGGATTTGTTTAATGCCTTGCATCAAGCTATGTTATCTATGGATTCTTCTGAACAATCGGAGACCGAGGCGACAGATTTGGTGACACACTTAGATGTACAGCGTCTGCATGAACAGGCGGGTGATGATCCCGCATTTTTATCCTTTTTCCTCGACTTGGTCATCAAAGAAATTTCAGCATCGAGGGCGCAGATCGCAGATGCAAAAAAAGAAAACGATCTGAAGCTTATCAAGGAGCTATTGCATAAATTGAAAGGAACTTCATCGACTGCTGGGCTTATTAAGCTGGCTCAACTAACAAAAGAGCTGGAGGCCAGCATTTCCGTCGATACCGATCTGTCAAAAGCCTTTACTACTATCGAAGCAGAAATGGAGATCGGCTTGGATTTGATTACAAAAATTTTAAATAAATAA
- a CDS encoding TIGR03364 family FAD-dependent oxidoreductase — protein MKTNTYDLIIVGGGILGTFHAYHALKKGLRVLQLEKDNFPVGSTVRNFGQVVPSGMSGEWFDYGVRGLEIYQSIQQEMNISIRKNGSIYIASDADEVQVIHELSAHYQTKGYDHALWSQEQVLAKYPALNADYVKEAIVFEQELSAEPETMIRQLHIFMQAKFEKYTLKYDTTVIACEDDNALARLTTSSLDVFEGAKIIICNGYEFKILYRSLFDDSGLEISKLQMMRTKPLHRIQLPGNILTGLTIRRYESFEEYCPSFGAIPVPEHYDELRKYGIHILFKQATDGSIIVGDSHEYAAGNRLDELGFAVDTYINELMIAEANRIIPMQKDWIASSWSGFYSQHKDHILEVDISPRIHVRTGIGGKGMTASAGYAEQSIEKLF, from the coding sequence ATGAAAACAAATACATACGATTTAATTATTGTTGGAGGGGGTATCCTGGGAACTTTTCATGCGTATCACGCATTGAAAAAAGGATTGCGTGTACTCCAGCTTGAAAAAGATAATTTTCCCGTAGGATCTACCGTACGCAACTTTGGTCAGGTTGTTCCATCAGGAATGTCGGGCGAGTGGTTTGATTATGGTGTAAGGGGATTGGAAATATATCAATCCATTCAGCAGGAAATGAATATTTCCATTCGGAAGAATGGCAGTATTTATATCGCTTCGGATGCAGACGAGGTACAGGTTATTCACGAACTGTCAGCACATTATCAGACGAAAGGTTATGATCATGCGCTCTGGTCCCAAGAACAAGTTCTGGCAAAATATCCTGCCTTGAATGCTGATTACGTCAAAGAGGCTATTGTTTTTGAGCAGGAACTGAGTGCTGAGCCCGAAACAATGATTCGTCAGCTGCATATTTTTATGCAAGCAAAATTTGAAAAGTATACGCTGAAATATGACACAACAGTTATCGCTTGTGAAGATGACAATGCACTGGCACGTTTAACGACAAGCAGTCTGGATGTATTCGAGGGAGCGAAAATCATTATTTGTAATGGTTACGAATTTAAGATCCTGTATCGCTCTTTGTTTGATGATAGTGGTTTAGAAATCAGTAAACTGCAAATGATGCGTACCAAGCCTTTGCATCGGATCCAGTTGCCAGGAAATATCCTGACGGGATTAACGATTCGCCGTTATGAAAGTTTTGAAGAATACTGTCCATCATTCGGCGCTATTCCTGTACCCGAGCATTATGATGAATTGCGGAAATATGGAATACATATTTTATTTAAACAGGCTACTGATGGTAGTATTATTGTCGGAGATTCCCATGAATATGCTGCTGGCAATCGATTAGATGAATTGGGCTTTGCGGTTGATACCTATATCAATGAACTCATGATTGCCGAAGCAAACCGTATTATTCCGATGCAAAAAGATTGGATTGCCTCTTCCTGGTCGGGCTTCTATTCACAACATAAAGATCATATCCTTGAAGTTGATATCAGTCCACGTATCCATGTGCGCACTGGTATAGGCGGTAAAGGAATGACTGCGAGTGCTGGATATGCTGAGCAAAGTATTGAGAAGCTGTTTTAA
- a CDS encoding DUF5690 family protein, whose product MDLNQRIKRRIAGLDERSVAILLAITAFLCYTSMYSFRKSFTASAFANESILGIDYKVCMVIIQMLGYLVSKFYGIKFISESKQRHRGRYLIALICISWAGLLAFALVPKPWNVIFLFINGFPLGMVWGLVFSYLEGRRYTEIMGAVMSVSLIFASGFIKTVGRWLMATFQVDEFWMPFLTGMLFFLPFMLCVWILENAPGPTAQDKRLRTERVAMDATMRKHFFKVFMPGIILTIIIYTMLTILRDVRDNFEIEIWQMLHLKGAGIFAKVDGTIALIVLILIGCLIMVKDNLKAFKLIHYMIILGFLTAGISTYLFTMHWIGGLSWMLLVGLGLYMAYIPYNAIFFERMIATYRMKSNIGFVMYMADSVGYLGSFLILMNKEFLPNSVTWGAYFIQLVYLASIIGAILAIFSLVYFVRKKEQMKTKKGDELVQPWQASSGEVQIS is encoded by the coding sequence ATGGATTTGAACCAGCGAATAAAAAGACGTATAGCAGGATTAGATGAGCGTTCGGTGGCCATTCTACTGGCTATTACAGCATTTTTATGTTATACAAGTATGTATTCATTCCGGAAATCATTTACCGCTTCGGCTTTTGCGAATGAATCTATTTTAGGTATAGATTATAAAGTCTGTATGGTTATTATTCAGATGTTGGGTTATTTGGTTTCAAAATTCTATGGAATTAAATTTATCTCCGAAAGCAAGCAACGTCATAGAGGGCGTTACCTGATCGCATTGATCTGTATTTCATGGGCCGGTTTGTTGGCTTTTGCGCTTGTGCCTAAACCATGGAATGTCATTTTTCTTTTTATCAATGGTTTTCCGTTGGGAATGGTCTGGGGCTTGGTGTTCAGTTACCTCGAAGGACGTAGGTATACAGAAATCATGGGGGCAGTCATGTCTGTGAGTCTAATTTTTGCCTCCGGTTTTATCAAGACAGTCGGTCGTTGGTTAATGGCTACATTTCAGGTTGATGAGTTTTGGATGCCTTTTTTGACAGGAATGCTTTTTTTCTTACCATTTATGCTTTGTGTTTGGATTTTAGAAAACGCACCGGGACCAACAGCACAAGATAAGCGTTTGCGGACCGAACGTGTGGCAATGGATGCAACGATGCGCAAACATTTTTTTAAAGTATTTATGCCGGGCATTATTTTAACCATTATTATCTATACGATGTTGACGATCTTACGTGATGTGCGGGATAATTTCGAGATAGAAATCTGGCAAATGCTGCATCTGAAAGGGGCTGGAATTTTTGCTAAAGTTGATGGAACAATAGCATTAATTGTCTTAATTTTAATAGGTTGCCTGATTATGGTAAAAGACAATCTGAAAGCATTTAAACTGATTCATTATATGATTATTTTGGGGTTTCTTACGGCTGGGATTTCCACCTATTTATTTACCATGCACTGGATCGGCGGTCTCAGTTGGATGTTATTGGTAGGTTTGGGACTTTACATGGCCTATATTCCTTATAACGCCATATTTTTTGAACGGATGATCGCAACCTATCGCATGAAAAGCAATATCGGTTTTGTCATGTATATGGCCGACTCAGTTGGCTATTTAGGAAGCTTTTTGATTTTAATGAATAAAGAATTTTTACCAAATTCAGTCACCTGGGGAGCCTATTTTATCCAGCTGGTCTATCTTGCTTCTATTATAGGCGCTATTCTGGCGATCTTTTCACTCGTTTATTTCGTTCGTAAGAAAGAGCAGATGAAAACGAAAAAAGGTGATGAATTGGTTCAGCCCTGGCAGGCATCCAGTGGCGAAGTACAAATAAGTTAA